From Candidatus Pedobacter colombiensis, one genomic window encodes:
- a CDS encoding Gfo/Idh/MocA family oxidoreductase → MENRKLRMGMIGGGKDAFIGAVHRIAANIDGQVEFCCGALSVNPEVAKESGKMLFLPDDRTYSNYEEMITQESKLPADKRIDFITIVTPNFAHFAPAMMALDHGFNVVIEKPITLSLDEAKLLQQKVKETGLTLCLTHTYSGYPMVKQARQMVAAGQLGAIRKIMVEYPQGWLSTLTEREGNAGAAWRTDPAKSGKSGCMGDIGTHAAQLAEYISGLKITKLCADLNIVVPGRGLDDDGNVLLKFDNGANGVLVASQIAAGEENALKIKVYGEKGGLEWHQMEPNTLIIKWLDQPAQVYRAGQAYLADVAKHNTRVPGGHPEGYLEAFANIYRNFALTLRTKLQGGTPTAVMLDFPNVEDGVRGMAFIENTVASSQSDQKWFDFKI, encoded by the coding sequence ATGGAAAATAGAAAACTTAGAATGGGTATGATTGGTGGCGGTAAAGATGCTTTTATCGGCGCCGTTCATCGAATAGCTGCAAATATTGACGGGCAGGTCGAATTCTGCTGCGGTGCATTGAGTGTAAATCCTGAAGTAGCTAAGGAATCCGGCAAAATGTTGTTCCTTCCTGACGACAGGACTTACTCAAATTATGAAGAGATGATCACGCAGGAGAGTAAATTGCCTGCGGATAAACGGATAGATTTTATTACGATTGTGACGCCTAACTTTGCCCATTTTGCACCTGCAATGATGGCGCTTGACCATGGCTTTAATGTGGTGATTGAAAAGCCTATTACTTTATCACTCGATGAGGCTAAACTGTTACAACAAAAAGTTAAGGAAACAGGATTAACTTTATGCTTAACCCACACTTACTCGGGCTACCCGATGGTAAAACAGGCCAGACAGATGGTTGCTGCTGGTCAGCTGGGTGCCATCAGAAAGATCATGGTTGAATATCCTCAGGGATGGTTGAGTACACTCACCGAGCGTGAAGGCAATGCTGGTGCAGCATGGCGTACCGACCCTGCTAAAAGCGGGAAAAGTGGTTGTATGGGCGATATAGGCACTCATGCCGCTCAATTGGCTGAATACATTTCCGGATTGAAGATTACTAAACTTTGTGCAGACCTCAACATTGTGGTACCTGGAAGAGGGCTGGATGATGATGGCAATGTGCTGCTTAAATTTGACAATGGTGCAAACGGAGTTTTAGTGGCCTCACAAATTGCTGCCGGTGAAGAGAATGCCTTAAAAATTAAAGTATACGGAGAAAAAGGTGGTTTGGAATGGCACCAAATGGAACCGAATACTTTAATTATTAAATGGTTAGACCAGCCAGCACAAGTATACCGTGCCGGACAGGCATATTTGGCTGATGTTGCTAAACACAACACTCGTGTACCGGGAGGCCATCCTGAAGGTTACCTTGAGGCTTTTGCTAACATCTACAGAAACTTCGCACTAACCTTGAGGACAAAACTACAAGGTGGCACACCAACAGCAGTGATGCTCGACTTCCCCAATGTGGAAGATGGCGTCAGAGGAATGGCTTTTATTGAAAACACAGTGGCTTCAAGCCAGTCGGATCAGAAATGGTTTGATTTTAAAATATAA
- a CDS encoding sugar phosphate isomerase/epimerase — MTTIKGPGVFLAQFIGNEAPFNSLDAICEWAAGLGFKGIQMPTLDARFIDLQKAAESKTYADELKGKVKSYGLEITELSTHLQGQLVAVNPAYDLAFDAFAPDAYKNNPKARTEWAVQQLKYGAKASQNLGLNAHATFSGSLLWHMFHPWPQRPEGLVDAGFTELAKRWMPILNEFDACGVDVCYEIHPGEDLFDGITYEMFLEKVNHHPRACLLYDPSHFVLQQLDYIQYIDFYHERIKAFHVKDSEFNPTGRQGAFGGYQSWANRAGRYRSPGDGQVDFKTIFSKLAQYDYTGWAVMEWECCIKDAQVGAKEGAEFIKKNIIKVTDRAFDDFASSGGDDDFNNRILGLNQ; from the coding sequence ATGACAACGATTAAAGGACCAGGAGTTTTTTTAGCCCAGTTTATTGGAAATGAGGCCCCATTCAATTCTCTGGACGCCATTTGTGAATGGGCGGCAGGCCTTGGATTTAAAGGTATACAAATGCCTACGCTGGATGCACGTTTCATCGATTTACAGAAAGCAGCAGAGAGTAAAACTTATGCCGACGAGCTAAAAGGAAAAGTGAAGTCTTACGGATTGGAGATTACTGAATTATCGACTCATTTACAAGGACAGTTAGTAGCGGTAAACCCTGCATATGACCTTGCGTTTGATGCCTTTGCACCAGATGCTTATAAAAACAACCCAAAAGCCCGAACAGAATGGGCTGTACAACAATTGAAGTATGGGGCAAAAGCCTCGCAAAACCTGGGCTTAAATGCACATGCTACTTTTAGCGGTTCCTTATTATGGCACATGTTCCACCCATGGCCGCAGCGTCCTGAAGGTTTGGTAGATGCCGGCTTTACAGAACTGGCAAAAAGATGGATGCCCATTCTTAATGAATTTGATGCTTGTGGTGTAGACGTTTGTTATGAAATACACCCAGGAGAAGATTTGTTTGATGGTATCACTTACGAGATGTTCCTGGAGAAGGTAAACCACCATCCCCGCGCCTGTCTGCTATATGATCCTTCGCATTTTGTATTGCAACAACTGGATTATATCCAATATATCGACTTTTATCATGAGCGTATTAAAGCTTTCCATGTCAAAGACTCAGAGTTTAATCCTACAGGTAGGCAAGGTGCTTTTGGCGGTTATCAAAGTTGGGCTAACCGTGCCGGAAGGTACCGTTCGCCTGGAGATGGACAGGTAGATTTCAAGACCATTTTCAGTAAATTGGCTCAATACGATTATACAGGTTGGGCAGTAATGGAATGGGAATGCTGTATAAAAGATGCTCAGGTTGGCGCCAAAGAAGGTGCTGAGTTTATTAAAAAAAATATTATTAAAGTAACAGACAGAGCTTTTGATGATTTTGCTTCCTCTGGTGGGGATGATGATTTCAACAATAGGATTTTAGGTCTGAATCAATAA
- a CDS encoding c-type cytochrome, whose translation MKKTLFILGCFVLAMASCSSPEERSSTTSSATTTETPATPTETTAKAETTAPKGEGEKLIAKSDCIGCHNKVQKVIGPAYVDIAAKYPLNDENVNHLADKIIAGGKGVWGEIPMTPHSALSKDDAKKMVSYILSLKK comes from the coding sequence ATGAAAAAAACACTATTTATACTGGGCTGCTTTGTATTGGCAATGGCTTCATGTTCAAGTCCTGAAGAGCGCTCTTCAACTACAAGTTCTGCTACTACAACTGAAACTCCGGCAACACCTACTGAGACGACTGCCAAAGCTGAAACTACCGCGCCTAAGGGGGAAGGAGAAAAACTAATTGCTAAATCAGACTGTATTGGTTGCCACAATAAAGTACAGAAAGTAATTGGTCCTGCTTACGTAGATATCGCAGCAAAATACCCTTTAAATGATGAAAATGTAAATCACCTGGCAGATAAAATTATTGCGGGAGGTAAAGGAGTATGGGGAGAGATTCCAATGACTCCACACTCGGCTTTAAGTAAAGACGATGCGAAAAAAATGGTTAGCTACATTTTATCGCTCAAAAAATAA
- a CDS encoding Gfo/Idh/MocA family oxidoreductase, with protein MNHAKKNQEASSRRSFLKTTAIAASAFMIVPRHVLGGRGFLAPSDKLTIASIGAGGKGQSDIANFYKSGKADIGFLCDVHDSRAANSVKAFPKAKYYRDYREMLDKEAKHFDAVSISTPDHNHAIQAIAAMQLGKHVYVQKPLTHDIFEARALTAAAEKYKVVTQMGNQGASNDGPRLMREWYDADLIGDVHTIYAWTDRPVWPQGIPWSANAASVPADLDWDLWLGTAPYRNYVEKLVPFNWRGWWDYGTGALGDMGCHLLEAPFSVLNLKYATEVQASVGSVYVDEFKRGYFPDSCPPSSHVTLKFPKTNKTNGDITVHWMDGGIQPERPEELAANDTFGDGGNGTLFVGTKGKMMASTYGANPRLLPLSRNENIKVAQKFARVEGGADGHYGQWVEACIAGYGKKVLSSPFSIAGPLTESLLMANLAIRGTDIQRKNAEGKIKYPGRNIKLLWDNANMKITNFDEVNQFVKREYRKGWSLGV; from the coding sequence ATGAACCACGCAAAAAAAAACCAGGAGGCTTCATCCAGACGTAGCTTTCTAAAAACAACAGCTATTGCAGCCTCTGCATTTATGATTGTGCCGCGCCATGTTCTGGGCGGAAGAGGTTTTTTGGCACCTAGTGACAAACTTACTATTGCCAGTATAGGTGCCGGTGGTAAGGGTCAATCGGATATTGCTAACTTCTACAAAAGCGGGAAGGCTGATATTGGATTCCTTTGTGATGTACATGATAGCAGGGCTGCAAATAGTGTAAAGGCATTCCCTAAAGCGAAATACTATAGAGATTACCGTGAAATGCTGGACAAAGAAGCGAAGCATTTTGATGCGGTTTCTATTTCTACACCGGATCATAATCACGCCATACAAGCTATTGCAGCTATGCAACTGGGAAAGCATGTCTATGTTCAAAAACCTTTAACCCACGATATTTTTGAAGCCCGTGCATTAACTGCAGCGGCCGAAAAGTATAAAGTGGTAACACAAATGGGTAATCAAGGTGCATCAAATGATGGCCCCAGATTGATGAGAGAATGGTACGATGCCGATTTAATTGGCGATGTGCATACCATTTATGCATGGACCGACAGACCGGTATGGCCGCAAGGTATTCCATGGTCGGCCAACGCAGCTTCAGTACCTGCTGATCTTGATTGGGATTTATGGTTAGGCACTGCTCCTTATAGGAATTACGTAGAAAAACTTGTTCCTTTCAACTGGCGTGGCTGGTGGGATTATGGAACCGGAGCTCTTGGAGATATGGGCTGTCACCTCCTGGAAGCACCTTTCAGTGTTTTAAATTTAAAATATGCTACTGAAGTGCAGGCAAGTGTGGGTTCTGTATATGTAGATGAGTTTAAAAGAGGGTACTTCCCTGACAGCTGTCCACCATCAAGCCACGTGACCTTAAAATTCCCTAAAACCAATAAAACAAATGGTGACATTACGGTACACTGGATGGATGGCGGTATACAGCCTGAGCGTCCTGAGGAACTGGCGGCAAACGATACATTTGGTGATGGCGGAAATGGGACATTGTTTGTTGGGACAAAAGGTAAAATGATGGCTAGTACTTATGGTGCCAATCCACGTTTACTTCCTTTAAGCAGAAATGAAAACATCAAGGTAGCACAAAAATTTGCTCGTGTTGAAGGTGGTGCTGATGGTCATTACGGACAATGGGTTGAGGCTTGTATTGCCGGTTATGGCAAAAAAGTGCTAAGCTCCCCATTCTCTATTGCTGGTCCACTTACAGAATCATTATTAATGGCGAATCTGGCCATTAGAGGTACTGACATACAACGAAAAAATGCTGAAGGCAAGATCAAGTATCCAGGCAGAAACATCAAATTACTTTGGGACAATGCCAACATGAAGATCACCAATTTTGATGAAGTGAATCAGTTTGTAAAACGTGAATACCGCAAAGGGTGGTCACTCGGTGTTTAA
- a CDS encoding DUF1080 domain-containing protein yields the protein MKKYIFSAIILTALLGGGVTRAQSDKKGFTKIFDGKTTKGWHTYGKTTAGAKWTIEDGTLHFDPKGDSDGGGDLVTDNEYSNFHLKIDWKIAPKGNSGIIYYVKEDPSKYHQTYSTGLEMQVLDNEGHSDGKIAKHRAGDLYDLIKSSSEPVKPVGEWNTAEIICKDGKLEQYLNGVKVVSTTLWDDNWKTLIAGSKFAKWPDWGTFKSGKIALQDHGNEVWYRNIMIKQL from the coding sequence ATGAAAAAATATATCTTTTCGGCCATTATATTAACTGCACTACTAGGTGGTGGCGTTACTCGGGCTCAATCAGACAAAAAAGGTTTTACTAAAATATTTGATGGTAAAACAACTAAAGGTTGGCATACTTACGGAAAAACTACTGCCGGTGCAAAATGGACTATTGAAGATGGAACCTTGCATTTTGACCCCAAGGGGGATAGTGATGGTGGTGGGGATTTGGTAACTGATAATGAATACAGCAATTTTCATTTAAAAATTGACTGGAAAATTGCCCCAAAAGGTAACAGTGGAATTATTTATTATGTAAAAGAAGATCCCTCAAAATACCATCAAACTTATAGTACGGGCTTAGAAATGCAGGTATTGGATAACGAAGGTCATAGTGATGGCAAGATTGCCAAGCATCGTGCAGGAGATTTATATGATTTGATTAAAAGTAGTTCTGAGCCGGTAAAACCTGTTGGCGAATGGAATACAGCTGAAATCATTTGCAAAGACGGGAAACTGGAACAATACTTAAACGGTGTGAAAGTAGTATCAACTACACTTTGGGACGACAACTGGAAAACGCTTATTGCCGGAAGTAAATTTGCAAAGTGGCCAGATTGGGGTACATTTAAATCTGGAAAAATAGCGCTTCAAGATCATGGAAATGAAGTATGGTACCGCAATATCATGATTAAACAGCTATAA
- a CDS encoding nucleoside permease → MNLNNRIKLSTMMFLEFFIWGAWFVTLGTFLGHNLSATGSQSAAVFSTQSWGAIIAPFIIGLIADRYFNAERILGILHLVGAFLMYQMYSATEITAFYPYVLAYMILFMPTLALVNSVSFNQMNDPEKEFSTIRVWGTIGWIAAGLLISYVFHWDSDLSVKDGLLKNTFMMGAVVSLILGLFSFTLPKTPPKVASGEKVKISEILGLEALKLLKDKNFAVFFISSILICIPLAFYYQNAHSFLSNVGLENPTGKMTIGQVSEVLFLLLLPVFFTRFGFKKTILVGMLAWGVRYALFAYGNASDLSFMLIIGIALHGICYDFFFVSGQIYTNAAAGEKYKSAAQGLITLATYGIGMLIGFEVAGIITDTYKAADGSFDWKMIWIIPSCIAFIVFLLFALFFNDKKKVEA, encoded by the coding sequence ATGAACTTAAACAACCGCATCAAATTATCAACCATGATGTTCCTGGAATTCTTTATCTGGGGTGCATGGTTTGTGACACTTGGCACCTTTCTGGGGCACAACCTTAGCGCTACGGGGAGTCAATCAGCCGCCGTCTTTTCTACTCAATCATGGGGTGCTATCATCGCACCTTTCATTATTGGGCTAATTGCAGACAGATATTTTAATGCTGAAAGAATCCTTGGCATATTGCATTTAGTTGGCGCCTTTTTAATGTACCAGATGTACAGTGCCACAGAAATAACTGCATTTTACCCTTATGTACTAGCTTACATGATTTTGTTTATGCCAACGCTTGCACTAGTCAATTCTGTGTCTTTCAACCAAATGAATGATCCTGAAAAAGAATTCTCTACCATTAGGGTTTGGGGAACCATAGGTTGGATAGCTGCCGGATTGTTAATCAGCTATGTATTTCATTGGGATAGTGACCTGAGTGTAAAAGATGGTTTGCTGAAAAACACCTTCATGATGGGTGCAGTAGTTTCTCTAATCTTAGGCTTATTTAGTTTTACATTACCTAAAACACCTCCTAAAGTTGCGTCGGGTGAGAAGGTAAAAATATCAGAAATACTTGGCCTTGAAGCTCTAAAACTATTAAAAGATAAGAATTTTGCTGTATTCTTTATCTCTTCTATCCTTATATGCATTCCACTGGCCTTTTATTATCAGAATGCACATTCATTCCTCTCTAATGTAGGTCTTGAAAATCCTACAGGTAAAATGACTATCGGGCAAGTTTCTGAAGTGCTATTCCTATTGTTATTACCCGTATTCTTCACCAGATTTGGTTTCAAAAAGACCATTTTAGTAGGTATGCTTGCCTGGGGCGTTCGCTATGCCCTATTCGCTTATGGTAATGCCAGCGACTTGAGCTTTATGCTTATCATCGGTATTGCGCTTCATGGTATTTGTTATGATTTCTTCTTCGTATCCGGGCAGATTTACACCAATGCCGCCGCAGGCGAAAAATACAAAAGTGCTGCACAAGGTTTAATTACCCTGGCCACTTATGGTATTGGTATGCTTATTGGATTTGAAGTTGCTGGTATCATCACTGATACTTACAAAGCTGCTGATGGATCTTTCGATTGGAAAATGATCTGGATCATTCCTTCGTGTATAGCATTTATAGTATTCTTGCTATTTGCGCTATTTTTTAATGATAAAAAGAAAGTTGAGGCTTAA
- a CDS encoding TIM barrel protein translates to MSKNLSRRTALKNIVAGTAALGVSAAIPTFALEQTKSTMLKGNINHSVCRWCFGKMELDDLCIEAKKIGIKAIDLVGPKDWPTLKKHGLYSSMCNGAEINLVDGWNDPQFHATLIKNYSEMIPKVAEAGYKQLICFSGNRRGKDDETGLKNCVDGLKQVLPLAEKHGVVLVMELLNSKINHKDYQCDHTAWGAELAKRLGSENFKLLYDIYHMQIDEGDVIRNIQTYNQYISHYHTAGVPGRNEIDDTQELFYPAIMKAILATGFKGYVAQEFIPKYADKIKSLRDAVNICDV, encoded by the coding sequence ATGAGTAAAAATTTAAGCAGAAGAACTGCATTGAAAAACATTGTTGCCGGAACAGCCGCTTTAGGCGTCTCAGCAGCTATCCCCACTTTTGCTTTGGAACAAACAAAATCCACCATGCTAAAAGGAAATATAAACCACTCAGTATGCCGCTGGTGCTTTGGAAAAATGGAATTGGACGACTTGTGTATCGAAGCAAAAAAAATCGGCATTAAAGCCATTGATCTTGTAGGCCCTAAAGATTGGCCTACACTAAAAAAACATGGCTTATATTCATCTATGTGTAATGGTGCAGAGATCAATTTAGTAGATGGATGGAATGACCCACAGTTTCATGCTACGCTGATTAAAAACTATTCGGAGATGATTCCTAAGGTTGCAGAAGCAGGCTATAAACAATTGATCTGCTTTAGTGGCAACAGACGTGGTAAAGATGATGAAACCGGGCTAAAAAACTGTGTTGACGGTTTAAAACAGGTGTTACCACTGGCCGAAAAGCATGGTGTAGTATTGGTTATGGAGCTCTTGAACAGCAAAATAAACCATAAGGATTATCAATGTGACCATACAGCATGGGGTGCTGAATTGGCTAAAAGGCTAGGATCTGAAAACTTCAAATTGCTATACGATATTTATCACATGCAGATTGATGAAGGAGATGTGATCCGTAATATTCAAACCTATAATCAATATATTTCTCATTATCATACAGCAGGTGTACCTGGCAGAAATGAGATTGATGATACACAGGAATTGTTTTACCCAGCCATTATGAAAGCGATCCTTGCAACAGGATTTAAGGGCTATGTAGCTCAGGAGTTTATTCCTAAGTACGCAGATAAAATTAAATCATTAAGAGATGCCGTAAATATTTGCGACGTTTAA
- a CDS encoding sugar phosphate isomerase/epimerase: protein MKSRRTFIKQAGLAAAGAFLLPSLAYSAPAGRKIGLQLYTLRNQLPHNVKDVIEKIAQAGYKEVETYSYSPTNGYWGMDPKSFKSLLTTNGLTSPSGHFGIDNFLSTGNKELLKPLIEGAAGINNEYFTIAYLGEPIRKTLEDYKKIAGRLNEAAEVAKQSGLKLAYHNHNFEFQQHEGGTTGYEILLTETDKKLIRFEMDLYWVVRSGNDPVALFNKYPGRFPMWHVKDMDKTNNGINTEVGTGTIDFKNIYKHTKQAGLEHLIVEQENFSKDPFVSIKQSFDYVNRELI, encoded by the coding sequence ATGAAGTCGAGAAGAACTTTTATTAAACAAGCAGGACTTGCCGCCGCCGGAGCATTCTTATTACCATCCCTTGCTTACAGTGCTCCCGCTGGAAGAAAAATTGGGCTGCAACTGTATACTTTGAGGAATCAACTCCCTCATAATGTAAAAGACGTAATAGAAAAAATTGCGCAGGCAGGCTACAAAGAGGTAGAAACTTACAGTTATTCGCCAACAAATGGATATTGGGGTATGGATCCCAAATCTTTTAAAAGCTTACTTACTACCAATGGGCTAACTTCACCAAGTGGTCATTTTGGTATTGATAATTTCCTAAGCACTGGTAACAAAGAACTGCTAAAACCTTTGATAGAAGGTGCTGCCGGCATAAACAATGAATATTTTACCATTGCTTATTTAGGTGAACCGATCAGAAAAACACTTGAAGATTATAAAAAGATTGCCGGGCGTTTAAATGAAGCGGCTGAAGTAGCGAAACAATCAGGTTTAAAACTAGCTTATCATAACCACAATTTTGAATTTCAACAGCATGAGGGCGGAACTACAGGGTATGAAATTTTGCTAACCGAAACAGATAAAAAACTGATCAGATTTGAAATGGATTTGTACTGGGTAGTACGCTCAGGAAATGATCCTGTTGCATTATTTAATAAATACCCTGGCCGTTTTCCGATGTGGCATGTAAAGGATATGGATAAGACCAATAATGGTATAAATACTGAAGTTGGTACTGGCACGATAGATTTCAAGAACATTTATAAACATACCAAGCAGGCTGGATTGGAGCACTTAATTGTGGAACAGGAGAATTTTTCGAAAGATCCATTTGTAAGCATTAAGCAAAGCTTTGATTATGTAAACCGCGAGCTGATTTAA
- a CDS encoding aspartate-semialdehyde dehydrogenase — MKIAVVGATGLVGTVMLKVLEERNFPLTELIPVASEKSVGKEITFKGKKYAVVNMDTAISMRPDIALFSAGGSTSLAEAPRFAEVGTTVIDNSSAWRMDPSKKLVVPEVNASELSANDKIIANPNCSTIQMVVALKPLHDKYKIKRIVVSTYQSVTGTGVKAVEQLMNERKGITDGPMAYAYPIDLNVIPQIDVFQDNGYTKEEMKMILETQKIMGDNSIKVTATTVRIPVMGGHSESVNIEFENDFDVAEVKSLLANTEGIILVDDPANLKYPMPKDAHEKDEVFVGRIRRDESLPNALNMWIVADNLRKGAATNAVQIAEYLVKNKLV; from the coding sequence ATGAAGATTGCAGTAGTTGGAGCCACCGGTCTGGTAGGCACCGTAATGTTAAAAGTATTAGAAGAGCGTAACTTCCCGTTAACCGAATTGATCCCTGTAGCCTCTGAAAAGAGCGTTGGTAAGGAAATCACATTCAAGGGTAAGAAGTACGCTGTTGTAAACATGGATACTGCGATTTCGATGAGACCTGATATTGCGTTGTTTTCTGCAGGTGGCAGCACTTCTTTAGCTGAAGCCCCACGTTTTGCTGAAGTTGGTACTACAGTAATCGACAATTCATCTGCATGGCGCATGGATCCGTCGAAAAAGCTGGTTGTACCTGAAGTAAATGCAAGTGAATTATCGGCTAACGATAAGATCATAGCAAACCCGAACTGTTCAACTATTCAAATGGTTGTGGCTTTAAAACCACTTCATGATAAATATAAGATCAAACGTATAGTTGTTTCAACTTATCAGTCTGTAACCGGAACTGGTGTAAAAGCTGTTGAGCAACTGATGAACGAGCGTAAAGGAATAACTGACGGTCCTATGGCTTATGCTTATCCTATCGATTTAAATGTAATCCCTCAGATTGATGTTTTCCAGGATAATGGATATACCAAAGAGGAGATGAAAATGATTTTGGAAACCCAAAAAATTATGGGCGACAATAGCATTAAAGTTACGGCTACAACAGTACGTATTCCGGTAATGGGCGGTCACTCTGAGTCGGTAAACATTGAGTTTGAAAACGACTTTGATGTAGCTGAGGTAAAAAGCCTGTTGGCGAATACAGAAGGCATCATTTTAGTTGATGATCCTGCAAACCTTAAATATCCTATGCCTAAAGATGCGCATGAGAAAGATGAGGTATTTGTGGGAAGGATCAGACGTGACGAGTCTTTACCAAACGCATTGAACATGTGGATTGTAGCTGACAACCTACGTAAAGGAGCTGCAACAAACGCTGTTCAGATTGCTGAATACCTGGTAAAAAACAAACTGGTATAA
- the dacB gene encoding D-alanyl-D-alanine carboxypeptidase/D-alanyl-D-alanine-endopeptidase: MSKKSIFPFSLLLFIISFSFAQSPIQKLEKAYNAFQLDPQTRYATTSLCVLDANTGKPLFTRNEQVGLATASTLKVITAATAFNVLGKDFQFQTTLAYTGNITAEGILKGDLMIVGSGDPTLGSDRYQNKERAVLTEWIAAIKKAGIKKIEGAIIGDDRIFGTQTTPEGWTWQDMGNYYGAGTSGLSWRENQFDLYLKSGLSVNEPVKILKTVPEIPYLKIANELKTGTQGTGDNAYVFLPPYGTVAYVRGTWGIDHGKSSISAALPDPAFDCAYRLQDTLKLLGIIATQPATTTRIMALNERPIAEITQKISTITSPTLSEMTYWFLKKSINLYGETLLKAVAIKSGKAATTADGATTEIKFWADKGIDKNAMNIIDGSGLSPANRITTMAVANVLFQAQKEVWFGDYYKAFPEYNGMKIKSGTINNVSAFAGYYTSMAGNKYIIVININNYSGSGINKKLFTVLDALK, translated from the coding sequence ATGTCTAAAAAATCAATATTCCCATTTTCACTCTTACTGTTCATCATTAGCTTCTCTTTTGCACAAAGCCCTATACAGAAGCTGGAAAAAGCCTACAATGCTTTTCAGTTAGACCCACAGACCAGATATGCCACCACCTCGCTTTGCGTTTTGGATGCCAATACTGGAAAACCGTTGTTTACCCGTAATGAGCAGGTAGGTTTAGCAACGGCCTCAACATTAAAAGTGATCACCGCTGCTACAGCATTTAATGTACTGGGAAAAGATTTTCAGTTTCAGACGACTTTAGCTTATACCGGAAATATTACTGCTGAAGGAATTTTAAAAGGGGATTTGATGATTGTTGGAAGCGGCGATCCAACTTTAGGGTCTGACCGATACCAAAACAAAGAGCGGGCTGTACTGACGGAATGGATTGCTGCAATTAAAAAGGCTGGCATAAAAAAAATTGAAGGGGCTATTATTGGCGACGACCGCATATTTGGTACGCAAACTACACCTGAAGGCTGGACCTGGCAGGATATGGGAAATTATTATGGAGCCGGCACCTCTGGACTATCCTGGCGTGAAAACCAGTTTGATTTATATTTAAAATCAGGATTGAGCGTAAATGAGCCCGTTAAAATATTAAAAACGGTTCCTGAAATTCCTTATCTGAAAATTGCGAATGAACTTAAAACCGGTACTCAGGGCACAGGAGATAATGCATATGTTTTTTTACCCCCTTATGGTACTGTAGCCTATGTAAGAGGCACATGGGGTATAGACCATGGTAAATCAAGCATTTCTGCTGCCCTCCCCGATCCGGCTTTTGATTGCGCCTACCGCCTACAAGATACTTTAAAGCTATTGGGTATCATTGCAACACAACCGGCAACTACAACCCGTATCATGGCGCTCAATGAGCGTCCTATTGCAGAGATTACGCAAAAAATCAGTACCATAACCTCGCCTACGTTGTCGGAAATGACTTATTGGTTTTTAAAAAAGAGCATCAATTTATATGGAGAAACCCTACTGAAAGCTGTTGCCATAAAATCGGGTAAAGCTGCTACAACAGCGGATGGTGCTACAACCGAAATTAAGTTTTGGGCTGATAAGGGCATTGATAAGAATGCCATGAATATTATTGATGGAAGTGGTTTATCGCCGGCAAACCGTATCACAACAATGGCCGTAGCCAATGTTCTGTTTCAAGCGCAAAAAGAAGTCTGGTTTGGCGACTACTACAAGGCCTTCCCGGAATACAATGGCATGAAAATAAAAAGTGGGACGATAAACAATGTTTCAGCTTTTGCAGGTTACTATACTAGTATGGCTGGCAATAAATATATCATTGTCATCAATATCAACAACTATTCGGGCTCTGGCATTAACAAGAAACTATTTACAGTATTGGATGCATTAAAGTAA